In the Terriglobia bacterium genome, one interval contains:
- a CDS encoding YHS domain-containing protein, with translation MPIDPVCKMEVSIADAAASHDYHSETLYFCSIDCLRKFESDPAVYMDDMGDEERIA, from the coding sequence ATGCCTATCGATCCGGTTTGCAAGATGGAAGTCAGCATTGCCGATGCGGCTGCGAGCCACGATTATCACAGTGAAACGCTCTATTTCTGTTCCATTGACTGCCTGCGCAAGTTTGAGAGCGACCCCGCTGTTTACATGGACGACATGGGAGACGAAGAGCGGATCGCCTAA